Part of the Cryptosporangium arvum DSM 44712 genome, ACAGCCGCGCCGCCCGGGCGGTGGACGCGCGCGACGCACGGGCCGGAGCGGACACCACGCTGGTGCCGCTGGTGGGGGCGATCGCCGCGGGCTCGCCGATCACCGCGGACGAGAACTTCGAGGAGGCACTGCCGCTGCCGGCGAGCCTGGTCGGCCACGGCGAGTTCTTCGCGCTGCGGGTCCGGGGCGACTCGATGATCGAGGCCGCGATCTGCGACGGCGACCTCGTCGTCGTGCGGCGCCAGCCCACCGCCGAGACCGGGGACATCGTGGCCGCGATGCTCGACGGCGAGGCCACCGTCAAGGTGCTGCACGTCGAGGACGGCCACGTGCGGCTCCTGCCCAAGAACCCCCACTACGCCCCGATCGACGCCGACGACGCGACGATCCTGGGCCGCGTCGTCAGCATCCTGCGCAGCCTGCGCTGACCGACGCGGCGCCGGCCGGTGTGCCGCACCGCACCGGCGGTCGGGCGAACCGCGGGCTACGGTGTAAACGGAGACACTCTCCGCTCGTCGTCCCGGAAGGCCCCGCCATGACCATGCCGCTCTCGATCCTCGATCTCGCGCCGGTCGGCGCGGGCGAGTCCGCCTCCAGCGCGATCGCGGCGAGCGTCGCGCTGGCGCAGACCGCGGAGGAACACGGCTACCAGCGGGTCTGGTACGCCGAGCACCACAACATGGCCGCGATCATGTCGTCGGCCACGAGCGTTCTGATCTCGCACGTGGGCGCTCACACCACGCGTATCCGCCTCGGCGCCGGCGGCATCATGCTGCCCAACCACTCCCCGCTGACGATCGCCGAGCAGTT contains:
- the lexA gene encoding transcriptional repressor LexA, translated to MAPPELTPIRQQILGFVRRTVPARGYPPSIREIGVAVGLSSTSSVAHHLRALETLGLISRDSRAARAVDARDARAGADTTLVPLVGAIAAGSPITADENFEEALPLPASLVGHGEFFALRVRGDSMIEAAICDGDLVVVRRQPTAETGDIVAAMLDGEATVKVLHVEDGHVRLLPKNPHYAPIDADDATILGRVVSILRSLR